A DNA window from Arachis hypogaea cultivar Tifrunner chromosome 18, arahy.Tifrunner.gnm2.J5K5, whole genome shotgun sequence contains the following coding sequences:
- the LOC140181479 gene encoding uncharacterized protein yields the protein MGYYFYHPSDHKVFVARGGTLLENEFLSEGRQGEEIELDEVKETNKIVQAQEYEIQVEQPTLDVLRLTPNLSSSRVEDNEPIVVQREIHEPILELPLESVQQLPNLVRELSLRRSTRKYRPPLRLNLMVQDDVENEIDYDDNDPKTYEETMQSSESLKRQSAIESEIESMRINNVWTLVELSKDIKSIGCKWVYKKKIGADGKVETYKACLVAKGYRQKEGIDYEETFSLVAMLKSIRILLAIAAYYDYEIWQMDVKITFLMENSKRLCT from the coding sequence ATGGGTTATTATTTCTATCACCCTTCTGACCACAAAGTATTTGTGGCAAGAGGTGGAACACTTTTAGAAAATGAATTTCTTTCTGAAGGAAGACAAGGTGAAGAAATAGAACTTGATGAAGTTAAAGAAACCAATAAAATAGTACAAGCTCAAGAATATGAAATTCAAGTTGAGCAACCAACTTTGGATGTACTCAGACTAACACCAAATTTATCATCTTCAAGAGTTGAGGATAACGAACCGATAGTAGTTCAAAGAGAGATTCATGAACCAATCCTTGAACTACCTTTGGAATCGGTTCAGCAACTTCCAAATTTGGTACGAGAATTATCTCTTCGACGGTCCACAAGAAAATATCGTCCACCACTGAGGCTAAACCTAATGGTGCAAGATGATGTAGAAAATGAGATCGATTATGATGATAATGATCCTAAGACTTATGAAGAGACAATGCAAAGTTCCGAAAGTCTAAAACGGCAGAGTGCCATAGAATCCGAAATAGAGTCTATGAGGATCAACAATGTTTGGACTTTGGTTGAACTCTCAAAAGACATAAAATCTATTGGTTGTAAATGGGTTTACAAGAAAAAGATTGGAGCAGATGGTAAGGTAGAGACCTATAAAGCCTGTCTAGTTGCCAAGGGATACCGTCAAAAGGAAggaatagattatgaagaaacatttTCTCTTGTAGCAATGCTCAAATCTATTCGAATTCTACTTGCTATAGCAGCATACTATGATTATGAAATATGGCAAATGGATGTgaaaataacttttttaatggAGAACTCAAAGAGGTTGTGTACATGA